A window from Eubalaena glacialis isolate mEubGla1 chromosome 1, mEubGla1.1.hap2.+ XY, whole genome shotgun sequence encodes these proteins:
- the MMRN2 gene encoding multimerin-2: protein MILTLLLSVGGPLGWGLLGAWAQVPSTRFSDPHSPRPPGVWRAEAEDRDPVRRNWCPYQKSRLVTFVAACKTEKFLVHSQQPCPHGAPDCQKVKVMYRVAHKPVYQVKQKVLASVAWRCCPGFVGPDCQHHDPRAIPEPEDPDDSLQEPWDGPVDFEPGHRDAEISNMVEQQERRLGDVQNDIHQVADSLPGLWKALASNLTVAITEANQTELEFPGRSLEQVLLPHINTFLQGHLSPMWRSFNQSLNSLSQAIRNLSLDVEANRQALKRVQESSVARADFQDLGAKFETKVQENAQRVGQLRQDVEGHLHAQHLSLHQSLLEVQADVDTKLKKLLKAQESPGVNGSLVLVAAGAAARPEPESLQARLGQLQRNLSALHVATAHREEELQSTLADMKATLAQHVDEIKELYLESDDTYEQISKVERQVQELQVNHTALRELRVILMEKSLIMEENKEDMERQLLELNLTLQHLQGAHADLIKYVKDCNCQKLYFDLDVIREGQRDTTRALEETQVSLDERRQRDGSSLQALSGTVAALSLAMDAHRAEAERARADAARLRSQLRTLGGEVSALRAAEAEMRREIRRLHGSFAALLEDALRHEAVLAALFGEEVMEDMSEEAPGPLPLRYEQIRTALLDAASGLQEQALGWDALAARVTALERASGTSGQAERLEPNRDASPAAAGGPDLAGLARELQRLSSHMERVGRCCEASWASSFNNSLEGLREALSTTERGLQRHQRLFHSLFGNFQELLVANVSLDLGKLQAMLIRKGKQQQKGREAPRRRDRKQVESLEDAHVKGPVLWDAGSPVAFYASFSEGTDALQTVKFNTTYINIGNSYFPEHGYFRASERGVYLFAVSIEFGPGPGTGQLVFGGHRRTPVYTTEEQRGGSPATTFAMAELQKGERVWFELTQGSIMKRSPPGTAFGGFLIFKT from the exons TAACTGGTGTCCCTACCAGAAGTCCAGGCTGGTCACCTTCGTAGCTGCTTGCAAAACAGAGAAATTCCTCGTCCACTCACAGCAGCCATGTCCACACGGGGCTCCGGACTGCCAGAAAGTGAAAGTCAT GTACCGCGTGGCCCACAAGCCGGTGTACCAGGTCAAGCAGAAGGTGCTGGCCTCCGTGGCGTGGAGGTGCTGCCCGGGCTTTGTGGGACCCGACTGCCAGCACCACG ATCCCAGGGCGATCCCTGAGCCTGAAGATCCAGATGATAGCCTCCAGGAGCCTTGGGATGGGCCAGTTGACTTTGAACCTG GCCACCGGGATGCAGAGATCAGCAACATGGTGGAGCAGCAGGAACGCCGGCTGGGAGATGTCCAGAATGACATTCACCAGGTGGCAGACAGCCTTCCAGGCCTATGGAAGGCCCTGGCAAGCAACCTCACAGTGGCAATAACTGAGGCAAATCAGACAGAGCTTG AGTTTCCCGGCAGATCCTTGGAGCAAGTGCTACTGCCCCACATCAACACCTTCCTGCAAGGACATCTCAGCCCCATGTGGAGAAGCTTCAACCAAAGCCTGAACAGCCTCTCCCAGGCCATAAGAAACTTATCTCTTGATGTGGAGGCCAACCGACAGGCCCTCAAGAGGGTCCAGGAGAGCTCTGTGGCCAGAGCTGACTTCCAGGATCTTGGTGCCAAATTTGAGACCAAGGTCCAGGAGAACGCCCAGAGGGTGGGCCAGCTACGGCAGGATGTGGAGGGCCACCTGCATGCCCAGCACCTGTCCCTGCACCAGTCCCTCTTGGAGGTCCAGGCCGATGTGGACACCAAGCTGAAGAAGCTCCTTAAGGCCCAGGAGTCCCCGGGGGTCAACGGCAGCCTCGTCCTGGTGGCAGCAGGGGCAGCAGCGAGGCCGGAACCAGAGAGCCTGCAGGCCAGGCTGGGTCAGCTGCAGAGGAACCTCTCTGCACTGCATGTGGCCACTGCCCACAGGGAAGAGGAGTTACAGAGCACCCTCGCAGACATGAAGGCTACCCTGGCCCAGCACGTGGATGAGATCAAGGAGCTGTATTTGGAATCCGATGACACCTACGAACAGATCAGCAAGGTAGAGCGGCAGGTGCAGGAGCTTCAGGTGAACCACACTGCGCTGCGCGAGCTGCGGGTGATCCTGATGGAGAAGTCACTGATCATGGAGGAGAACAAGGAGGACATGGAGCGGCAGCTCCTGGAGCTCAACCTCACCCTCCAGCACCTGCAGGGCGCCCACGCGGACCTCATCAAGTACGTCAAGGACTGCAACTGCCAGAAACTCTACTTTGACCTGGACGTCATCCGGGAGGGCCAGCGGGACACCACGCGTGCCCTGGAAGAGACCCAGGTGAGTCTGGACGAGCGGCGCCAGCGGGACGGCTCCTCCCTGCAGGCCCTGAGTGGCACGGTGGCCGCCCTGTCGCTGGCGATGGATGCGCACCGGGCGGAGGCCGAGCGGGCGCGGGCCGACGCGGCGCGGCTCCGGAGCCAGCTGCGCACGCTGGGCGGCGAGGTGAGCGCGCTGCGGGCCGCCGAGGCCGAGATGCGACGCGAGATCCGCCGGCTGCACGGCTCCTTCGCGGCCCTGCTGGAGGACGCGCTGCGGCACGAGGCCGTGCTGGCCGCCCTCTTTGGGGAGGAGGTGATGGAAGATATGTCTGAGGAGGCGCCCGGCCCACTGCCCCTGCGCTACGAGCAGATCCGCACCGCCCTGCTGGACGCGGCCAGCGGGCTGCAGGAGCAGGCCCTTGGCTGGGACGCGCTGGCCGCCCGGGTGACAGCCCTGGAACGGGCCTCGGGGACCAGCGGGCAGGCCGAGCGCCTGGAGCCCAATCGGGACGCGTCGCCAGCGGCGGCCGGCGGGCCGGATCTGGCTGGGCTAGCGCGGGAGCTCCAGCGCCTGAGCTCCCACATGGAGCGCGTGGGCCGGTGCTGCGAGGCTTCCTGGGCCTCCTCCTTCAACAACTCCCTCGAGGGCCTTCGCGAGGCGCTCTCCACCACCGAGCGTGGCTTGCAGCGGCACCAGCGCCTCTTCCACAGCCTCTTTGGGAACTTTCAAGAACTCTTGGTAGCCAACGTCAGCCTGGACTTGGGGAAGCTGCAGGCCATGCTGATCAGGAAAGGGAAGCAGCAACAGAAAGGTCGGGAAGCTCCCAGGAGGAGGGACCGGAAGCAAGTGGAGTCTTTGGAGGATGCACATGTCAAAGGGCCGGTGCTCTGGGACGCAG GCTCCCCTGTGGCCTTCTACGCCAGCTTTTCAGAAGGGACAGATGCTCTGCAGACAGTGAAGTTCAACACTACTTACATCAACATCGGCAACAGCTACTTCCCTGAACATGGCTATTTTCGAGCCTCTGAGCGTGGGGTCTATCTATTTGCAGTGAGCATTGAATTCGGCCCAGGGCCAGGCACCGGGCAGCTGGTGTTTGGAGGTCACCGTCGGACCCCTGTCTATACCACCGAGGAGCAGAGGGGTGGGAGCCCAGCAACGACCTTTGCCATGGCTGAGCTGCAGAAGGGTGAGAGAGTATGGTTTGAGCTAACCCAGGGATCAATAATGAAGAGAAGCCCTCCAGGCACTGCATTCGGGGGCTTCCTGATATTCAAGACCTGA